A part of Arachis hypogaea cultivar Tifrunner chromosome 12, arahy.Tifrunner.gnm2.J5K5, whole genome shotgun sequence genomic DNA contains:
- the LOC112727418 gene encoding EG45-like domain containing protein, translating to MANKLSAVIIMGFAIFSLVSVTSAFSGTATYYTVYTPSACYGYEDEGTMIAAASEGIYNNGGACGKMYKITCTGATNAGVTQPCTGASVTVKVVDLCPSPGCQGTFDLSQEAFSQIANTNAGKVYIDYTPV from the exons ATGGCGAACAAACTGAGCGCTGTTATTATCATGGGGTTTGCCATCTTTAGCCTTGTTTCGGTGACATCCGCTTTTTCGGGAACAGCAACTTACTATACAGTTTACACTC CATCCGCATGCTACGGGTACGAGGACGAAGGAACGATGATTGCAGCTGCAAGCGAGGGAATATACAACAATGGAGGTGCATGTGGCAAAATGTATAAGATCACATGCACAGGTGCGACCAACGCCGGCGTCACTCAACCGTGCACCGGCGCCAGTGTTACCGTCAAGGTTGTCGATCTTTGTCCCTCTCCAGGCTGCCAGGGAACATTTGATCTCTCTCAAGAAGCTTTCTCTCAGATAGCTAACACCAATGCTGGAAAAGTTTATATTGACTATACCCC GGTTTGA
- the LOC140177035 gene encoding uncharacterized protein — translation MEGTANLVVYRDGEIIRNTHEGVRFVCQNPFSFVVPCTMMLMELQNGLCQSMENSTLMRVSRILYQNLVVVFGGLIQFDTMPITDEVSMQNMFQIHRQTQMRQPQIELYVEFETVEAEGTQNDLEVADDRAAVYEGMNSDSEEDFEATYEAGDEDEDGDVGVETAAENVVVHPSISQPMNVPPFMREVDLDAMHAPKFPEYSNIGVANPKDGEFRIGMEYSSRKTVVAWQQLEVTLSLEELTTTCMSLSHRRSMQNARCMSVGATGLSEPA, via the exons ATGGAGGGTACCGCAAACTTGGTTGTGTATCGCGACGGTGAGATAATACGTaatactcatgagggagtgagGTTTGTGTGTCAGAATCCGTTTTCGTTTGTGGTTCCATGCACCATGATGTTAATGGAGCTTCAGAATGGTCTCTGTCAAAGCATGGAGAACAGTACGTTAATGAGAGTGAGCAGAATTCTGTACCAGAATCTGGTTGTagtttttggtggtctaatacagtttgataCCATGCCAATCACAGACGAAGTGAGTATGCAGAATATGTTTCAAATTCACCGGCAGACTCAGATGCGACAGCCACAGATTgagctgtatgttgagtttgaaaccGTAGAGGCGGAAGGGACTCAAAATGATTTAGAGGTGGCAGATGATAGAGCTGCAGTGTACGAGGGAATGAATAGTGACAGTGAAGAGGACTTCGAAGCCACTTATGAAGCCGGAGACGAAGATGAGGATGGTGATGTTGGAGTTGAGACAGCAGCGGAGAATGTAGTGGTTCATCCCTCGATTAGTCAACCGATGAACGTGCCACCTTTTATGCGTGAGGTGGATCTCGACGCCATGCATGCACCGAAGTTTCCGGAATATTCAAACATAG GCGTTGCTAATCCTAAGGACGGAGAGTTCCGGATTGGAATGGAATACAGTTCTAGAAAGACGGTCGTGGCATGGCAGCAATTAGAAGTTACACTATCGCTAGAGGAGTTGACTACGacgtgtatgagtctgagccacagacgttctatgcaaaatgcaagatgtATGAGCGTGGGTGCGACTGGCTTATCCGAGCCAGCTTGA